The DNA segment TTTAATAGCTCGTCTATGCTTTCTTTGAGAGCTGTTTCCTCCGGGGTCAATACCTTTGGCTTATTAGCAATCTTCTCCGACTCATTAAGAGGCTTTGATCCTTGACTTCTTGAGGAAGCGGCGCCGTCGGTGTCCGCCGGGGATTCTTTGCTGCCGCCGGTGTCAACGCTCAAACTCTTGGCATGCCTCCCTGCGCCATCAAACATCCCTCTGAAATTGAACAGTTTGTTCTTGTAGCCACCTTCTTGCTCTTGAACCATTTTCGtttttttgaaatgaaaaaaattcttttgaaaCTTTCTCAAGCTAGGAAAATTGAAGTTTTTGATGAAGGGAATGATGAAGTTGCAGATGAGACGCCAAAGCAAGTAGTAGTCAGGAATatggaattattattattggactTCTTATTTTacttgagttttttttttagaaatggaGGTGATTTGTTTGATGGTTTTtgtgtttgtttttcttttttgagattGGCTCTGGGAACGTGGGGTGCATGTTGTAACAAAATGGGAGAGGTCTAAGTGCCatatacacaaattaaaaatattttgcatTATCTTTTGCTTTATGTAATTTTGGGATGTTGGGTGGTTGTTAGTTAGTTGAAGTTCAATTTCTAATTTGAGGTCAATGGTAATTAATGACCGTCAAAGACAGCTATCCAAGTATATAATAGCCAGTCAAATTGGAATAAAATTATGGATTTACTATAACTCACCTTGCTTTGACTTTATGCCTATTTGTAGTGTAACTTTTCATtatacaatttttaaatttttttttcttgatcaaactttaatgaaaatttatatattacatattatttgtggaaaaaaattgaaatagttTCTACTCCTTTTTTAACAtcatcttccttttctttttcttattactattatttttttggtgatttttttgtgattgaaataaattaaataaaaaaaaataaaataaataaaacaaaaaactgcTTAAATAAAAGTACAGTCCCATTTAAGATTACTCTTAAACTCTTTTCAAGATGAAAAAAGTTCCACATGCGAAAGTTATAATTTTATCGTCATCTTTATTATAGTATCTATCACCGTATTTGTATTTCTCATAAAAGTAAGGGTAAaaccttcaaaaaaaaaacatctgcaaacaaattttttaaggacaaaaatgatttttttttaccgaAAATTTTcgatatttttaaaatggacTTAAATTCACCTAATAATTAACAATGACGTTGTGCCAACATATAGAGCAAGATTTTTATatgactaatttttttcttggtGACTTTTATATGACTAATTTAATACTAGGATTAGTACTCTTCTTTTAGCCTTTAAGGCATATACAATGTTGGAGTATAAAAGATTAACTTTTAGAATTAAGTgtaccatttttttttaaaatagaaaattaaatgtacaatgctaatttagtaatttaggtAAAAGAAACGAGACAAAAGTTGAAGAAAAACCTTCGAGTCAGAGTCAACGCAAGGAAAGAGGAAATGGAATCAATCGGAGTGTTGGTGCCTCACCCAACCTTCCCTTACCTCGAGCACCACCTCCAAGCCCGATTTAACCTCCTCCGTGACAGAACGAAACACGCTGCTTCCATACGCGCCGTCGTCGTGAATTCCGTGGACGGCGCCGACGCCAAGCTCATCGATGCGCTTCCAATGCTGGAGATCGTGTCCTGCTACGGCGTCGGCGTTGACAAGGTCGATCTCAGAAAGTGCGCCGAGAGAGGGATCCGCGTGACTAACACCCCTGATGTCATCACCGACGAGACCGCTGACGTGGCAATGGCCTTGATTATCTCCCTCCTGAGGCGGCTGTGTCAGTGCGATGTCTTCGTCAGAAGCGGAAAATGGAAGCACCAAGGCAGCTACCCTCTCACCACTAAGGTAACAAACTAACCATAACTAACTCCTCGAAAGTCGAAACTGACTATTAATTCCGTTTGGCAGTTCTCTGGGAAGACAGTTGGCATTCTTGGATTGGGGAGGATAGGGAAGGCGGTGGCGAAGAGAGCTGAGGCCTTTAACTGTAAGATATGTTACCACTCAAGAACAGTTAAAACAGAGTGTAGTAGTTACAAATACTACCCAAGTGTTGTTGACTTAGCCTCTAACTGCGACATTTTAGTTGTTGCTTGCTCCCTCACCATAGAAACGCACCATATAATTAACCGCGATGTGATGAACGCGCTTGGTCCTAAGGGCGTTCTAATCAATGTTGGGCGAGGGAAGCATGTTGATGAGGCTGAGCTGGTTTCTGCGCTGCTGGAAGGTCGCTTGGGTGGGGCCGGCTTGGATGTGTTCCACGATGAACCTGATGTGCCTCCAGAGCTGTTTGAGTTGGACAATGTTGTGCTCTTGCCTCATATTGGAAGCGCCACCGTCGAAACTCGCACTGCTATGGCGGATCTTGTCCTTGCAAACTTGGAAGCTCACTTTCTCGCAAAACCACTTGCCACTCCAGTCCTGTAATTAACCCTACTGTTTACATGTGCTTGGAAAATTTTAAGCAATAATAATCTTGCAGTTTTGTATGAGAATGTTGGCACATCCATGATCCATGTAGTGAATTGAGAACTCGTTCGTGCTATTTTATTTTCACAAATTATTAATAAGTGTGATTATATGATGTTTCCAGTATGTACAATTTAGCAGAAGAATCATGGCAGTAGATGCCAATAAGATAGCTAGCAGCAAAATtgctataatttttatattacaaTTGAAACTATATATCATTCATTGTAGGCCTTTGGTAAAAAgttatcaaataatttaaaagaaatacTATTCATCCtttaaatgaaattgaaaacaatgGCTATAGAGAAACTTAAGGCACCTTGGGAGGAGAACGAATATATTCTAAAGAAGCTGCTGACATAAGAACCGTTTAATAACTTCTTGCTGCTTGAGTTCAAGAGTTCTGAACTGTCAAGTGCTAAACATCAATTTTGTTCACTAATAGTAGAGTTTTGTGTGTGTTAAAAATGTCATATTCAACTTCAATAAGTAactaagtaaaaataaaaggtgtgttttaatattagaattagaattaaCAACATATAAGTGGTTTGAATAACAATCCATAGCAGTATTcatcaaaatttatcttttctcattatttatcaattattttaatataaaatataaaaaaatataccttaaatattaaatataggTATAAGAATGTATAAGTGACACTCATTGTTATTTAATTCGAgttgaaaaaaaggaaaaaagagtttATATTAGATCCATTTGACAGATGACAGAAATATATTGATGCATGAGTGGTACCATTTTGATTATGGGCCTGGATATAATTAgagttaaaaaacaaaaaaggaaattaaatgaaaaagagttaaaataGATCCATTCGATTAATTGATTTTAGTGAGTGAATCTAGGGTTAGTGAGTGAATCTAGGTTAAGTGCGATTTACTGGCTAAGAAGGGGGACtaagcctctctctctctctctcgacGATGGAAGTAGCTAGAATGGAATCCATGGGAGTGGTGATGACGAACCAAATGCACCCCTACCTGGAAGAGCAACTGGCAAAACGCTTCAACCTCTTCAGGCTCTGGAACTACCCCTCCCTCGCCGCCTTCTCCAAAGCACACTCCAATTCCATTCGCGCACTCGTCGGCAACACCAAATTGGGTGCTGACGCCACCATGATCGACTCCCTCCCCAAGCTCGAGATTGTCTGCACTTACAGTGTTGGACTGGACAAGATTGACCTCCCCAGATGCAAGCAGAGAGGCATCCGCGTCGCCAACACCCCCGACGTCCTCACCGACGACGTCGCCGACCTCGCCATTGCCCTTGCCTTATCCGTCTCCCGGAGAATCTGCGCTTGTGATTCCTTCGTCCGAAACCACTCCTGGTCAAAATCAGACTTTTATTTGACTTCAAAGGTTTGCCTTCCATGTGTCTGATATAATGCTCAACAGTCAATAATGCCATTTTTC comes from the Arachis duranensis cultivar V14167 chromosome 7, aradu.V14167.gnm2.J7QH, whole genome shotgun sequence genome and includes:
- the LOC107459702 gene encoding uncharacterized protein LOC107459702, with amino-acid sequence MESIGVLVPHPTFPYLEHHLQARFNLLRDRTKHAASIRAVVVNSVDGADAKLIDALPMLEIVSCYGVGVDKVDLRKCAERGIRVTNTPDVITDETADVAMALIISLLRRLCQCDVFVRSGKWKHQGSYPLTTKFSGKTVGILGLGRIGKAVAKRAEAFNCKICYHSRTVKTECSSYKYYPSVVDLASNCDILVVACSLTIETHHIINRDVMNALGPKGVLINVGRGKHVDEAELVSALLEGRLGGAGLDVFHDEPDVPPELFELDNVVLLPHIGSATVETRTAMADLVLANLEAHFLAKPLATPVLWGLSLSLSLSTMEVARMESMGVVMTNQMHPYLEEQLAKRFNLFRLWNYPSLAAFSKAHSNSIRALVGNTKLGADATMIDSLPKLEIVCTYSVGLDKIDLPRCKQRGIRVANTPDVLTDDVADLAIALALSVSRRICACDSFVRNHSWSKSDFYLTSKFSGKAVGIVGLGRIGSAIAKRAAAFGCPVSYHSRSEKPDTGYKFYSNILDLAANSQILIVACALTQETHHIVNRKVIDALGPKGILINIGRGQHVDEAELVSALTEGRLAGAGLDVYENEPHVPEELLRLDNVVLVPHIGSDTVETCDAMADLVIANLEAHFQNKPLLTPVT